DNA sequence from the Candidatus Saccharibacteria bacterium oral taxon 488 genome:
GTTTGAAAATAAGATTTCTGAAGGGCAGGCGCGAACGTTAGTGGGGCTGCCAGATGACGTGGTGGAAGATTTATTGCAGCAAACGATTCATCAGGGCTGGAGCGTGCGCAAGCTCGAGCAGATGATCGCTGCCTGGAAGCGGGCACAGCAGTCGTCGGGCCCCGCGCCAACTCCAAAGCCAGCCCGCTCGCCGCACGCCTCGTCGGTAGCGCGCCTGTCGAAAAAACTCCGTGCTGACATCACGGTTCGTACCAGTAAGCGCGGTGCTGGTCAGATTATCATCCCGTTCAAAGATCAAGCAGATTTTGAGCGGATCCGCGACTTGATTGGCTGACTATTAAAACCCTCTGATCTGTGTGAAGGGGAAAATGCGGGCGATGACCGGCCCGACGATGTCGTACAGCGGAATGTTGCCCATGCAGTTACGCGAGTCACACGAAAAATTACCCTCACGATTATCACCCATCACGAAAACCGTCCCCTCGGACACCTTGGTATCAACATCGCCAGAGGTGGGCGACTTTGGTTCGTTTTTGTTGACGGTTGTATCAGGGTTAAAGCCGTTCGGATGTTCACTGTTATAAACGGTGACAACGCCGTTTTTGACGGTGACGCGCTCACCCGCGAAAGCAATTACCCGTTTGACGATATATTCGTCGTGACCTAGGGTTGGATTGTAATTGGGATTTTTAAAGACGATAATTTGGCCGCGCTTGGGGATATACTGCTGATTTTGAAGCTGTTTAATGGTGACTGATAGTCGGTCGACGATCAGGCGGTCGTTGGTGTGCATGGTGTTTTCCATACTTGGACCTTGCACGCCAAAGCTACGAAAAACAAAGGTATTGATCAAAATTGTTCCGATGATTACCCCGATTACAAAAATAATCAGTCCCAGACTGTCTCTCAGGCGCGGGTGTCGATCGAGAAAGTGAGCATCCATCCGCCTTATTATACATGGTTTGGCGGCGAAAACCAAAAGCTTGATCAATAGAGAAGTGTGCTATAATAAGGAGCAGTGAAAATTTCAAATAGGAATTCGGTCGATGGATTTGTACCGCGGAGGGCTCAGCGGTCTCGTTTGGGTGGTGTATCGCCGGAGCAGGTAGCTGCTCATCCTCGTCAGGCGGAGCAGCCTACCCCGCAGATACTTGGCCGGCAGCCGATCCAATTACCGCGCCAGTCACTGTCACAAGCTGATCGGG
Encoded proteins:
- the lepB gene encoding signal peptidase I, yielding MDAHFLDRHPRLRDSLGLIIFVIGVIIGTILINTFVFRSFGVQGPSMENTMHTNDRLIVDRLSVTIKQLQNQQYIPKRGQIIVFKNPNYNPTLGHDEYIVKRVIAFAGERVTVKNGVVTVYNSEHPNGFNPDTTVNKNEPKSPTSGDVDTKVSEGTVFVMGDNREGNFSCDSRNCMGNIPLYDIVGPVIARIFPFTQIRGF